The genomic DNA TCCGCCGGCACCGAGCAGGGCAGAATGGGGCCGGACTAGCGAGAAGGAGACTTACGTGGCCATCCGCGTCCTACTGGTCGACGACCAGCCGCTGCTGCGCACGGGCTTCCGGATGATTCTGGAGGCGGAGCAGGACCTCGCGGTCGTCGGCGAGGCCGGAGACGGCCTCCAGGCGCTCGACCAGGTGCGGGCGCTGCAGCCCGATGTGGTGCTGATGGACATCCGCATGCCGCGGATGGACGGTGTGGAGGCGACCCGCCAGATCACCGGGCCCGAGCGGGACGGTCCGGCGAAGGTGCTGGTGCTGACCACCTTCGACCTGGACGAGTACGTCGTGGAGGCGCTGAAGGCGGGCGCCAGCGGCTTCCTGCTCAAGGACGCCCCGGCCAACGAACTGGTGCAGGCGATCCGGGTGGTGGCGAACGGCGAGGCGATGCTCGCGCCGAGCATCACCCGGCGGCTGCTCGACAAGTACGCCACGCATCTGCCCTCCGGGGACGAGCCGGTGCCG from Streptomyces sp. CB09001 includes the following:
- a CDS encoding response regulator transcription factor: MAIRVLLVDDQPLLRTGFRMILEAEQDLAVVGEAGDGLQALDQVRALQPDVVLMDIRMPRMDGVEATRQITGPERDGPAKVLVLTTFDLDEYVVEALKAGASGFLLKDAPANELVQAIRVVANGEAMLAPSITRRLLDKYATHLPSGDEPVPDTLHTLTDREVEVLKLVARGLSNAEIAADLFVSETTVKTHVGHVLTKLGLRDRVQAAVYAYESGLVRPGAQ